The Paenibacillus sp. FSL R7-0204 genome includes a region encoding these proteins:
- a CDS encoding flagellar hook-basal body protein, which translates to MNNSTIGAAVSMASLQQRLDIIADNIANMNTNGYKSKQGSFEDVLTRVQQQSKDYNQPGRSMPLGFNIGFGVRVPTVSSNWEEGTLQETGKPTDLALQGNGLFGVLVNGETAYTRQGNFHFTPDTANKDKMILVDNTGNPVLGANGTPLSVGANVSAAIDERGQVWTKTDEKQPPVLAGSLMIVEPLSKNALQAVDGNFYVLAEGMTTQQAFVQRAAGEAKDVGVRSGYLESSNVDLSREMTEMMQIQRTYQLAARALSSSDQMLGLANNMRA; encoded by the coding sequence GTGAACAACTCGACAATCGGTGCCGCTGTCTCTATGGCCAGTCTGCAGCAGCGGCTGGATATTATAGCGGATAACATTGCCAATATGAATACCAATGGTTATAAGAGTAAACAAGGCTCGTTCGAGGATGTGCTTACCCGTGTACAGCAGCAATCCAAGGATTATAACCAGCCTGGACGCAGTATGCCGCTGGGCTTCAATATCGGCTTTGGTGTGCGTGTGCCTACAGTGTCAAGTAATTGGGAGGAAGGCACGCTACAGGAGACAGGGAAGCCTACGGACTTGGCGCTTCAAGGCAACGGATTGTTCGGCGTTCTGGTGAATGGTGAAACGGCATATACCCGCCAGGGGAATTTCCACTTCACCCCGGATACCGCCAATAAGGACAAGATGATTCTTGTGGACAATACCGGCAATCCTGTGCTGGGTGCTAACGGCACCCCGCTCAGCGTAGGAGCTAATGTAAGTGCTGCTATTGATGAGCGCGGGCAGGTGTGGACCAAGACGGATGAGAAACAGCCGCCGGTCCTGGCAGGCAGCTTAATGATTGTTGAGCCGCTTAGCAAGAATGCTTTGCAAGCTGTAGATGGTAATTTCTATGTGTTGGCTGAAGGCATGACAACACAGCAGGCATTCGTGCAAAGAGCAGCGGGCGAAGCGAAGGATGTAGGCGTTCGCTCAGGCTATCTGGAATCCTCTAACGTGGATCTGAGCCGGGAAATGACGGAGATGATGCAGATTCAGCGTACGTATCAGCTTGCTGCCCGGGCGCTGTCCTCCAGTGACCAGATGCTGGGCCTGGCTAATAACATGCGCGCGTGA
- a CDS encoding DNA-directed RNA polymerase subunit beta produces the protein MSREKVKTAQNAEEEQQQPVKRRRIRAWTIIQWFLIPMLLVAALGGGLVVGYVILGKKELSDVLLWSTWKHVYDLVFAP, from the coding sequence ATGAGTCGTGAGAAGGTTAAGACTGCACAGAATGCAGAAGAGGAACAACAGCAGCCGGTGAAGCGGCGCAGGATTAGGGCCTGGACCATTATTCAGTGGTTCCTGATTCCAATGCTGCTGGTTGCCGCACTTGGAGGCGGGCTGGTCGTAGGGTATGTGATCCTCGGCAAAAAGGAACTGAGCGATGTGCTCCTGTGGAGTACCTGGAAGCATGTATATGATCTGGTGTTCGCACCTTGA
- the fabZ gene encoding 3-hydroxyacyl-ACP dehydratase FabZ, translated as MMNTNQIQEIIPHRPPFLLVDKITEIEMGKRAVGIKNVTVNEPFFAGHFPGFPVMPGVLITEALAQVGAVAILGVEANRGKIGFLAGLDGFRFRGQVVPGDTLVLEVEITRLKGSIGKGQATAKVDGKTVASGEIMFALS; from the coding sequence ATGATGAATACCAATCAAATTCAAGAAATAATCCCCCACCGGCCCCCATTTCTGCTGGTGGACAAAATTACAGAAATAGAAATGGGCAAACGGGCAGTCGGCATCAAGAATGTAACGGTAAACGAGCCGTTTTTTGCCGGACACTTCCCTGGCTTCCCGGTGATGCCGGGTGTGCTGATTACAGAAGCCTTGGCTCAGGTGGGGGCTGTGGCTATTCTTGGAGTAGAAGCTAACCGGGGCAAAATCGGTTTTCTGGCCGGGCTTGACGGCTTCCGCTTCCGTGGACAGGTTGTCCCTGGTGATACCCTTGTGCTTGAGGTAGAGATTACCCGGCTGAAAGGCAGCATCGGCAAAGGACAAGCCACGGCCAAGGTGGACGGCAAGACGGTAGCGTCCGGCGAGATTATGTTCGCACTCAGCTAG